In Zingiber officinale cultivar Zhangliang chromosome 3B, Zo_v1.1, whole genome shotgun sequence, a single window of DNA contains:
- the LOC122055138 gene encoding zinc finger BED domain-containing protein DAYSLEEPER-like — protein sequence MENNDNEVEGAMQTTPTMGSEVHVATESHLQNDSVPIEANEATPTKSNDGTTQLRAYLVNQDQAKTELANIIILHEYPLSMVDHVGFRRFIYVLCPHTAEVLANALVDCLLDWNLDLTPKIDEKFIETTRQLKVPITKKLELDCKTRWNSTYLMLNTALEYEAMLARLKQRETLYKRVPTQQDWSKVRGIYSKLEIFFDATELFSGTRYPTINLFFSTICDIKLAIGDWLLLADNLVKTMATNMKVKFEKYWDVMNCLLEIGSILDPRYKMKTIQLYYPLVYGDMSPYEIEKLKKKLCDVVEEYEKKSKQSQKVKNSQSSTLRPPLPKRGSYADKFELFMDSNTSTEHKSDLDYYLEESLLPRTSEFDILCWWKTNEIKYPILHDIAKDVFAIPVMTVAFESTFSTSGRVLNAHHSKLHSKTVETLMCARDWLWSKIQDSLISNDQKFDNDADIEEPESCSRTVTDSNSIEC from the exons ATGGAAAATAATGATAACGAGGTTGAGGGTGCTATGCAAACTACTCCAACTATGGGAAGTGAAGTTCATGTAGCGACTGAATCACATTTGCAAAATGATAGTGTTCCAATCGAGGCAAATGAAGCAACT CCAACAAAATCCAATGATGGGACAACGCAGCTTAGGGCATACCTTGTCAACCAAGATCAAGCAAAGACAGAGCTTGCAAATATAATTATATTGCATGAGTACCCGTTATCTATGGTTGATCATGTTGGCTTTAGAAG GTTTATATATGTGCTGTGTCCACATACTGCTGAGGTCCTCGCAAATGCACTTGTTGATTGCCTCTTGGATTGGAACTTGGATC TAACACCAAAAATAGatgaaaaatttattgaaacaaCTCGACAATTGAAGGTTCCAATCACAAAGAAACTAGAACTTGATTGCAAAACACGATGGAACTCTACATATTTAATGCTTAACACTGCATTGGAATATGAAGCTATGCTTGCTCGTTTGAAACAACGTGAGACTTTATATAAAAGAGTTCCTACACAACAAGATTGGTCAAAAGTGAGAGGTATTTATTCTAAATTGGAGATATTTTTTGATGCCACAGAGTTATTTTCGGGGACCAGGTATCCCACTATAAATCTTTTCTTCTCAACTATTTGCGATATTAAGTTGGCAATTGGTGATTGGCTTCTCTTGGCTGATAATTTGGTGAAAACAATGGCAACAAATATGAAAGTAAAATTTGAAAAGTATTGGGACGTAATGAATTGTTTATTGGAAATTGGGAGTATTTTAGATCCGAGGTACAAGATGAAGACAATTCAATTATATTATCCTCTTGTTTATGGTGATATGTCTCCCTATGAGATtgaaaaactaaagaaaaagTTGTGTGACGTAGTTGAAGAGTATgagaagaaatccaaacaatcgcAGAAAGTGAAAAATTCACAATCTTCTACTTTAAGGCCTCCACTTCCTAAGCGTGGTAGTTATGCTGATAAATTTGAGCTGTTCATGGATTCTAATACTAGTACTGAACATAAGTCAGATTTGGATTATTATTTAGAAGAGTCTCTGTTGCCAAGAACAAGTGAGTTTGATATCTTATGTTGGTGGAAGACAAATGAGATCAAATATCCCATTTTGCATGATATTGCTAAGGATGTGTTTGCCATTCCCGTGATGACTGTTGCTTTTGAATCAACATTTAGTACTAGTGGGAGAGTTTTAAATGCTCACCATAGTAAACTTCATTCTAAAACTGTTGAGACTTTGATGTGTGCTCGAGATTGGTTATGGAGTAAAATTCAAG ATTCTTTAATTTCAAATGATCAAAAGTTTGACAATGATGCTGATATtgag gagcCGGAGTCATGCTCACGCACAGTCACAGACAGCAACTCCATAGAATGTTAG
- the LOC121967349 gene encoding uncharacterized protein LOC121967349 produces the protein MKLDGNNLYALKKDIYMINEKKETQVDSIKEREQYASLTDKEKNFLYEQLNCIYSKIQEMNISRKCDNQSQRKKVIDGAPSIVDPSLVRAKGYGKRLKSSKETSTSKSKLCRGCDHRGVSHDKCNCPLLQQGKFDDESIARSTATEKDNTNNDESYEEDLTCIAGSNNFSFEL, from the exons ATGAAGTTGGATGGAAataatttgtatgctttaaagaaggatatatacatgataaatgaaaaaaaagaaacacaagTTGACAGTAtaaaggaaagagaacaatatgCATCTTTGACTGATAAGGAGAAAAACTTCTTGTATGAACAATTAAATTGTATATAcagtaaaattcaagagatgaacatTAGCAGAAAATGTGACAATCAAAGTCAAAGGAAGAAAGTCATCGATGGGGCCCCCTCTATTgttgatccttctttagtaagGGCAAAGGGCTATGGGAAAAGATTAAAATCTTCAAAAGAGACGTCTACCTCAAAGTCTAAGCTATGTCGTGGATGCGATCACCGAGGTGTCTCACACGACAAGTGCAACTGTCCATTATTGCAACAAGG TAAATTTGATGATGAGTCGATTGCCAGATCAACTGCTACAGAGAAAGATAATACCAACAATGACGAATCATATGAAGAAGATTTGACATGTATAGCTg GTTCTAACAACTTTTCCTTTGAGTTATGA